In Choristoneura fumiferana chromosome 21, NRCan_CFum_1, whole genome shotgun sequence, a single genomic region encodes these proteins:
- the LOC141439572 gene encoding clavesin-1-like translates to MDAWILDEEGLVDADVIIIDAKDISLRMLTKMNISVTRKMAKYQEEAMPIRLKQMHVYNSPTYMDKIFSVMKQFLKHDISDMIHFHLPNSDTLYKHVSRDELPSDFGGTLPSMKEQTEKILEVTYKYRESLLNNSLWKAPEKKSKKTSKNLTSSVPPPVSPTTEEVTFRSLSID, encoded by the exons ATGGACGCCTGGATTCTGGACGAAGAAGGCCTGGTGGATGCCGACGTGATCATTATTGACGCGAAGGATATATCATTGAGGATGTTGACCAAAATGAACATTTCCGTGACGAGGAAAATGGCCAAATATCAAGAG GAAGCGATGCCGATAAGATTGAAGCAAATGCATGTATACAACTCGCCAACTTATATGGACAAAATATTTTCAGTCATGAAACAATTTCTGAAACACGATATTTCTGATATG ATCCATTTCCATCTACCGAACTCCGATACTCTGTACAAGCATGTGAGCAGAGACGAGCTACCTTCAGACTTTGGCGGAACCCTCCCTAGCATGAAAGAACAAACGGAGAAAATCCTCGAAGTTACGTACAAGTACAG GGAGTCCTTGCTAAACAACAGCCTATGGAAAGCTCCTGAGAAGAAATCCAAGAAGACCTCCAAAAACCTTACTTCTTCTGTCCCTCCTCCAGTCTCTCCGACAACAGAAGAAGTTACTTTCCGCTCTCTTTCAATAGACTAA